One bacterium BMS3Abin11 genomic region harbors:
- the hflC_1 gene encoding modulator of FtsH protease HflC has translation MFSKLSIIAIILFVLALVASGIFYTVDERERAIVFKFGEIIRADDKPGLREKVPLINSVKYFDARIQTLDAEPELYFTIEKKGLVVDSFVKWRIVDTKLYFVSVGGLKSSASKRLSQLTNDGLKTEFGKRTVTEVISGDRSMIMKIVRENTNREAEKYGIEVIDVRLKRVDLVKEISQSVYDRMEAERERVAKDYRARGAEAAERLRADADRKSQIIVANAERDAQIKRGEGDAEATRIYAEAYSKDAEFFSFYRSLEAYKNTFKDKNAMMIVDPESEFFKYFKSPAK, from the coding sequence ATGTTTTCAAAATTATCAATAATAGCTATTATCCTGTTCGTGTTGGCATTGGTTGCGTCAGGAATCTTTTATACTGTTGATGAACGCGAAAGAGCCATCGTATTCAAGTTTGGCGAAATAATTCGTGCCGATGATAAACCTGGTCTGCGCGAAAAAGTTCCACTTATCAATAGTGTAAAGTACTTTGATGCACGGATACAAACCCTGGATGCAGAGCCAGAGTTGTACTTCACGATAGAGAAGAAAGGCCTGGTCGTCGATTCATTTGTAAAATGGCGGATTGTTGATACAAAACTTTATTTTGTATCTGTGGGTGGCCTGAAAAGCTCTGCCAGTAAACGATTGAGCCAGTTGACCAATGATGGACTTAAGACCGAATTTGGTAAGCGCACCGTGACCGAAGTCATATCAGGTGATCGTAGCATGATAATGAAAATCGTGCGGGAAAATACCAATCGTGAAGCGGAAAAGTATGGCATCGAAGTTATTGATGTACGTCTGAAACGTGTAGATCTGGTGAAGGAAATCTCCCAGTCTGTTTATGACCGAATGGAAGCAGAACGTGAAAGGGTAGCCAAAGACTATCGGGCCCGCGGTGCGGAAGCTGCAGAACGTCTGCGTGCTGATGCAGATCGTAAGTCACAGATCATTGTTGCCAATGCTGAGCGAGATGCCCAGATCAAGCGTGGTGAAGGTGATGCTGAGGCTACACGTATTTATGCTGAAGCCTATTCAAAGGATGCAGAGTTTTTCTCTTTTTATCGTAGTTTGGAAGCCTATAAAAATACCTTTAAAGATAAGAATGCGATGATGATAGTTGATCCGGAAAGCGAATTTTTCAAGTATTTTAAGAGCCCGGCAAAATAA